The Bombus pascuorum chromosome 5, iyBomPasc1.1, whole genome shotgun sequence genome segment AATACAGAAATTGTCTTTGATACATACTCTTACAACGAAGAATATCGTTTTTCGTCGTCTTACctacgaaatttaaaaagttgtcTCCGAGTGCCCAAGAACCCTCGTTCTCCAAGGCATACTGTCGGAGCTCATCCATGCACAGGCGTTCCTCTTCGTTCAATAACCCCTCTAGCAGCTTGACTAACGTCTGGTAGTCTTCTTTGATGCTTACTATGTCCTTAAAGACAATGGGAGGATCTCGATGacgtttcctttcttccagttcctttttctcttcttcctccaTCTGCATCACTCTATCCGATGGTAGCACCTCCGTGCTTTCGCCGTTCGAAGCTTGCGTTTCGCTCAGACTTATAACACCTAAATTCGTACGAAGACGATATACcgataaagagaaaaagtaaataaaatatacaagacAGTTAAGAAATACATGTATCTTATTTTACGAAATCGATATACTTTCACTTTCTGCCATGTGCGTACAATTACTGGGTCCGGTACTATTGCTATCGCTCGTACCACTATCCTTGCTTcctttttgcttcttttccttcttcttcttttttttctttctatctttcttcgCGAGTTTCTCGTTgatctcgtttcttctttcttctagCGCGATTGAATTTAATCTGCCATAATAGTTACATCGTATTAAAGACGGTCgcaaaaggaaaagaaaagaaacgaaaactgATAAACGAGACGCGAAAAGCGTTTTACCTTGCTTCCTCGATAGCCTCatttaaaagttgaaattcCGGTGAAACCTCTCTATGATTTCTTGGTTCAAGGAATGTTGGATCAACTATAAATGCTCTACTCGCGCTACTGCACAAACCTTCTATGAGTCCTCCAATCTGTTGTCCAATCGGtctaaaacaatttcaattttaataagaaacgaaaattaagagaaaattattaaaaattaagagaaaaaaaattcgtacgtttgtaatatttcctCCGGCAGATCTAGGATGTACTTGGGAATATCCTGACCCACTAGAAAATTACTGACTTCGTTTGTGAAGCTGTTACAGTTATGTTTGAAGAGGTTGTAAGTACCCGGACTGTAATTTAACGACAAATAACAATCatagtaaatataaatgtaaatacaaaatCATAAGTAGCAGCTCGCAAAAGTTTGTAGTCATAAGATAACGCGTTTTCTTTTAAActtgaagataaaaaaaatattctaatcttaattaacgatataatgatataaaatgaactctatttgttatttgttatactgtatttaattatttggatgatcgtaaaattaatcagacaatgtaataaataatgaattaatttgttttatttcttattcttattgataagatttatttaaattttcggACGCTTAGATTCTACTTTATTCGATGATAACTCACGCGAACGTAGACACTCCCAAGCCGTTTATGTATTCGAAGAAGACAGAATATGGCAGGTACGTCTCACCGATTCTTTCCACTTTGTGCGGTTCTCCTAACACTGTGCCACCCTGAAATAGAGAGTGAAATTAACTGCGTGCGATGGCTGACGAGCAAAAAATTGGTGAAAAACGCGTCAATGTCAATTTTGCGACAGCCGGCTCAGCGATGAGTGTGCTTCCACCCCCTCTGGCATTAGCGTGCACGTAATTTTAGAAGCACGACAAACTTGCGCTTCCCTGTAAGAAACGCTTAAAATAACCGCCTACGGCTAGTGTATCGGTGTTGCATTCTGCAGCAGAACGTAGGAAAGAATGTGCcaaataaaagagagaaaaaagagaacggGAGACGCCGAAAGAGGAAGATCAACAGGAAGCGACGCCTCtcgaagaaatttcataatcgaACAAAATTCAACGAATGGATATTGAAAGGAACCTAACGTATGTACGTGAATTGTCACAACTAAttacaaatacatatgtacaattATTAAAGCGAGTGAAAAATAAGCGATACGAGTCATCACGATTGACACGAAGAAAACGatcaattgaaaattaagttATCCGAATTACCAACAAACGCGTATGATAACAATCACCGTAAATAGTACAACACTGGAGTTTGCTTTCGTTAGAAGCATACTAAAACTATTTTGCACCTGGTCGAGTCGTACGAGAAGAACGATGTCACGTCTGATGGAGGGATAGAAGCGGAAGATCAAAGAGACACCGGAATTGGTAAGAGCGCGATGAACCGTTTTCTCGTCAAGGAACCACTCGAATACGAACTGGCGTCGCGGCACCTCGAGATTCGACGCCACGCAGCCGGCAACCGTAACTCAAGATAAACGAACGATATTCGAGTTCGCATGGCAGGCAGCGCGCACGCTCTTCGTCGTCGCTGTTTTCGGTTTGCTTTTACTTATGACGTCGCGTCTACTGTATCAAACAACACCTGCCAGCTGATCGTCTACCGCAGTAACGGTCGCGTTCATGTTAACGGCGGTCAAGTagctcgttcgttcgttcggtCGTTCAACAGTGAAGCAAAACGATGCGCGATGAACGACGAACGACGAGAAACGAGCGGGCAACGATGCGCGATCGAACCTTAGAAAACGTTAAACCTGATCGTAGATTATCGATCTATCTTCGTATCGTTTGTCTTGCATCCAACTTCTCGATCACGTTTGCGCAACTTGCAGTTAATTTCCAGCACTCGACTAACTTCACGCACTCGATCTCGACTTCTAATCTCGGTTtgagaattttgaatttgaaaacaTGGCTCGTTTCGAGTACGTTTCGATCCGTTGCTAAATATAGATGGTGGAAACCCGAGGATTTCACGAGATGGTagcatttttgttttcgcccGCTGAGAGATCGACGAGCAGCGTTATACACAACTGCAAGCAGAAGATTTAACGGTTCGATCCTGCTGAGCCGAGAAAAGACTTACCGATAGCTTTCGTCTTCGTAAAATCTAGACGATAGGGCCATGGGATGGAAAGAGCCATGAGAAAGAGTAAGGAGTGAAAGAGAGCGAAGTAAAGCTtgaggaaattatttttaggtTCAACCAGACCAAATTTAGTACCCACTCCGTGTCTAGCGTATCGTATGGCCAGAATGACTCGCCACTACTACTAGCGCGTGGCCCGATAGGTCACCATTTCGACGATGGAGAGAT includes the following:
- the LOC132906852 gene encoding uncharacterized protein LOC132906852 isoform X1, translated to MENAEDVKTTVELYIYDLTKGIASMMSRLVIGQHVEGIWHTAIVAYGREYFFGPSGIQTARPGGTVLGEPHKVERIGETYLPYSVFFEYINGLGVSTFAPGTYNLFKHNCNSFTNEVSNFLVGQDIPKYILDLPEEILQTPIGQQIGGLIEGLCSSASRAFIVDPTFLEPRNHREVSPEFQLLNEAIEEARLNSIALEERRNEINEKLAKKDRKKKKKKKEKKQKGSKDSGTSDSNSTGPSNCTHMAESESVISLSETQASNGESTEVLPSDRVMQMEEEEKKELEERKRHRDPPIVFKDIVSIKEDYQTLVKLLEGLLNEEERLCMDELRQYALENEGSWALGDNFLNFVGRMLYDKALGSDVRMKLLNILSVAALKDDIILLLHQDRREHIIMNYAFDIDRHPLEEQLPLAQLLANMFENLSSSEWLLYISEWQHQNQNISNIRVTTKVAVHSLLSHSADLQIRGAAIIHNLACKEKMNKIKNLRRLLPKGSISKVFDDVAVELTMALLQYFIGSPAEEQLYICMKSLARFTQISGHDIPQLIKMIGPEPNKFRGTSERIDEQIDQINKKLP
- the LOC132906852 gene encoding uncharacterized protein LOC132906852 isoform X3; the encoded protein is MENAEDVKTTVELYIYDLTKGIASMMSRLVIGQHVEGIWHTAIVAYGREYFFGPSGIQTARPGGTVLGEPHKVERIGETYLPYSVFFEYINGLGVSTFAPGTYNLFKHNCNSFTNEVSNFLVGQDIPKYILDLPEEILQTPIGQQIGGLIEGLCSSASRAFIVDPTFLEPRNHREVSPEFQLLNEAIEEARLNSIALEERRNEINEKLAKKDRKKKKKKKEKKQKGSKDSGTSDSNSTGPSNCTHMAESESVISLSETQASNGESTEVLPSDRVMQMEEEEKKELEERKRHRDPPIVFKDIVSIKEDYQTLVKLLEGLLNEEERLCMDELRQYALENEGSWALGDNFLNFVGRMLYDKALGSDVRMKLLNILSVAALKDDIILLLHQDRREHIIMNYAFDIDRHPLEEQLPLAQLLANMFENLSSSEWLLYISEWQHQNQNISNIRVTTKVAVHSLLSHSADLQIRGAAIIHNLACKEVFDDVAVELTMALLQYFIGSPAEEQLYICMKSLARFTQISGHDIPQLIKMIGPEPNKFRGTSERIDEQIDQINKKLP
- the LOC132906852 gene encoding uncharacterized protein LOC132906852 isoform X2 → MENAEDVKTTVELYIYDLTKGIASMMSRLVIGQHVEGIWHTAIVAYGREYFFGPSGIQTARPGGTVLGEPHKVERIGETYLPYSVFFEYINGLGVSTFAPGTYNLFKHNCNSFTNEVSNFLVGQDIPKYILDLPEEILQTPIGQQIGGLIEGLCSSASRAFIVDPTFLEPRNHREVSPEFQLLNEAIEEARLNSIALEERRNEINEKLAKKDRKKKKKKKEKKQKGSKDSGTSDSNSTGPSNCTHMAESESVISLSETQASNGESTEVLPSDRVMQMEEEEKKELEERKRHRDPPIVFKDIVSIKEDYQTLVKLLEGLLNEEERLCMDELRQYALENEGSWALGDNFLNFVGRMLYDKALGSDVRMKLLNILSVAALKDDIILLLHQDRREHIIMNYAFDIDRHPLEEQLPLAQLLANMFENLSSSEWLLYISEWQHQNQNISNIRVTTKVAVHSLLSHSADLQIRGAAIIHNLACKEVKTVVFDDVAVELTMALLQYFIGSPAEEQLYICMKSLARFTQISGHDIPQLIKMIGPEPNKFRGTSERIDEQIDQINKKLP